A portion of the Xylanivirga thermophila genome contains these proteins:
- a CDS encoding ACT domain-containing protein, which translates to MFIKQISIFIENKKGKLAEITSILSKNNINIYAISIADTANFGILRIIVDKISEAEYLIKEKGYTVSITEVIAVQISDKPGGLNEVLNILDNHDINVEYLYSFAHQPSRNAFIIFRVEDTQKEEALNILKSSKIRLILQEEIHRL; encoded by the coding sequence ATGTTTATTAAGCAAATTTCAATTTTTATAGAAAATAAGAAGGGTAAATTGGCTGAAATAACTAGCATATTGTCTAAAAACAATATAAATATATATGCTATTTCTATAGCTGATACCGCCAATTTTGGTATTTTAAGGATTATAGTAGATAAAATATCAGAAGCAGAGTATCTAATAAAAGAAAAGGGATATACAGTAAGTATAACAGAGGTAATAGCTGTACAAATTTCAGATAAACCTGGAGGACTAAATGAAGTCCTTAACATACTAGATAATCATGATATAAATGTAGAATATCTATATTCTTTTGCTCATCAGCCATCTAGAAATGCTTTTATAATTTTTAGGGTAGAAGACACACAAAAGGAGGAAGCATTAAATATATTAAAAAGCTCAAAGATTAGATTAATCTTACAAGAAGAAATACATCGGTTATGA
- the alr gene encoding alanine racemase produces MRPTRAIIDLGKLDHNIKQLKSLTANNTEFMAVVKADAYGHGAIAISKQSIKSGASCLAVAIPEEGIQLREAGIDVPILVLGPIDESEAELVVRYNLVQTIFKAETALILDKLAKRYNKKVDIHIKIDTGMGRIGIRSKRELMGLCDILYNMRNINIQGVFTHFAVSDIKDKEYTLYQLKQFNGMITLLKDMGINPKYIHAANSAAIIDCPYTHFNLVRGGISMYGYYPSEQVLRNAIDINPILQWETRIMHVKYIEKGESVGYGRNFIAEHPTKVATIPIGYADGYNRLLSNRGHVLINGQKAPIVGNICMDQTMIDISNITNASIDDKVILLGKQENEEITADDLAKLCNTISYEILTNISNRVPRLYK; encoded by the coding sequence ATGAGACCAACAAGAGCAATAATTGATCTAGGTAAACTAGACCATAATATAAAACAGCTAAAATCATTAACAGCAAACAATACAGAATTTATGGCAGTTGTAAAGGCAGATGCTTATGGACATGGCGCTATAGCTATATCAAAACAGTCCATTAAATCAGGAGCATCTTGTCTAGCAGTAGCGATTCCTGAAGAAGGAATACAGCTAAGAGAAGCCGGAATAGATGTGCCTATACTAGTATTAGGTCCTATTGATGAAAGTGAGGCAGAATTAGTTGTACGATATAACTTAGTCCAAACGATATTTAAAGCAGAAACAGCTTTAATATTAGACAAATTAGCCAAAAGATACAACAAAAAAGTAGATATCCATATAAAAATAGATACTGGTATGGGAAGAATAGGCATACGCAGCAAAAGAGAATTGATGGGATTGTGTGATATATTATACAATATGCGAAATATCAATATACAAGGAGTATTTACCCATTTTGCAGTATCTGATATCAAAGATAAAGAATATACATTATATCAATTAAAACAATTTAACGGTATGATTACTTTATTAAAAGATATGGGAATAAATCCAAAGTATATTCATGCTGCTAATAGCGCAGCTATAATAGATTGTCCTTATACCCATTTTAATTTAGTAAGGGGAGGCATTTCCATGTATGGATATTATCCTTCTGAACAAGTACTTAGAAATGCTATTGATATAAACCCAATATTACAATGGGAAACTCGTATAATGCATGTGAAATATATAGAAAAAGGTGAAAGTGTAGGATATGGAAGAAATTTTATTGCAGAACATCCTACAAAAGTAGCTACTATCCCTATTGGATATGCAGATGGATATAACAGATTGTTAAGTAATAGGGGACATGTACTTATAAATGGTCAAAAAGCACCTATTGTAGGGAATATATGCATGGATCAAACTATGATTGATATTTCTAATATAACAAATGCTTCAATAGACGATAAAGTGATATTATTAGGTAAACAAGAAAACGAGGAGATAACAGCTGATGATTTAGCAAAGCTTTGCAACACGATTTCGTATGAAATATTAACTAATATATCTAATAGAGTGCCAAGACTATATAAGTAA
- a CDS encoding sensor histidine kinase, translated as MADKVMDPSQLDQILKSTIDSLEKGKEQIFEIAEDSRNEWERLENNLKCVQEKVVRTIGETEKLEFLEQESRKHLMVVSKNFDQYSENDIKDAYETTRDLQVQLALKREQEQQYIQQRTEIELQIRRIKNTMERAEYLVGHVAAAMNYLSNTLINISDTLQDLQDKEMLGVKVIMAQEEERQRVARDIHDGLAQSLSNIVLRCEICEKLFTMDITRAGNEIKEIKQLVRDSLKEIRRIIFDLRPMSLDDLGLVHTLQQYVDNYSRESEIKVIVDCYDEEQHIDSVIEVAVFRIIQEALNNIQKYSQATRAIIKLVIQDNMLVGTIVDNGTGFDVPSVLKMRPQNAYEGGFGIIGMKQRAQLLKGKLDIESQPNKGTIITFEIPLLPIKKQEKEDTNEEDNSNDSR; from the coding sequence ATGGCAGATAAGGTTATGGACCCTTCCCAATTAGATCAAATTTTAAAATCGACTATTGACTCTCTAGAGAAAGGAAAGGAACAGATTTTTGAAATAGCAGAAGACTCTAGAAATGAATGGGAAAGATTGGAGAATAATTTAAAATGTGTTCAAGAGAAAGTTGTTAGAACAATAGGGGAAACTGAAAAGTTAGAATTTCTAGAACAAGAGAGCAGAAAACATTTGATGGTCGTCAGCAAAAATTTTGATCAATATTCGGAAAATGATATAAAAGATGCCTATGAAACAACTAGAGATCTACAGGTACAGCTGGCCTTAAAAAGAGAACAAGAACAGCAATATATACAACAGAGGACAGAAATTGAACTACAAATTCGCCGCATAAAAAACACTATGGAAAGGGCTGAATACTTAGTTGGTCACGTAGCTGCAGCAATGAATTATCTAAGTAATACGCTAATAAATATAAGTGATACATTACAAGACCTACAAGATAAGGAGATGTTAGGTGTCAAAGTTATTATGGCTCAAGAGGAAGAACGTCAAAGGGTCGCAAGAGATATCCATGACGGTTTGGCACAATCCCTTTCCAATATAGTACTTAGATGTGAAATATGTGAAAAATTATTTACAATGGATATTACTAGAGCAGGCAATGAAATAAAAGAGATTAAACAATTGGTTAGAGATAGTCTTAAGGAAATAAGAAGAATAATATTTGATCTAAGACCTATGTCGTTAGATGATCTAGGATTAGTACACACACTGCAACAGTATGTAGATAATTATTCTAGAGAATCAGAGATTAAAGTTATTGTAGACTGTTATGATGAAGAGCAACATATAGATTCAGTCATTGAAGTAGCAGTTTTTCGCATAATACAGGAAGCCTTGAATAATATACAAAAATATTCTCAGGCAACTAGAGCTATCATTAAGCTAGTTATTCAGGACAATATGCTAGTTGGCACCATTGTTGATAACGGTACGGGATTCGATGTCCCTAGTGTTCTCAAAATGCGTCCTCAAAATGCATATGAAGGCGGATTTGGTATAATCGGCATGAAGCAACGGGCTCAACTTTTAAAAGGAAAACTAGATATAGAATCTCAGCCGAATAAAGGCACTATAATAACTTTTGAGATTCCATTATTGCCGATTAAAAAACAAGAAAAGGAGGATACTAATGAAGAAGATAACAGTAATGATAGCAGATGA
- a CDS encoding response regulator, with amino-acid sequence MKKITVMIADDHSLIRKGLTQILELEEDIEVVGQACNGKEAVEQGIKLNPDVILMDINMPIQNGMAAIKMLKEKEQKNNLTKKHSLKQKIDDLNNSIHDEKRKIKEEKINKQDLEEKLQLLNNCESKINILKDFANEIEVNGVYIENNTSLTKIRNFIQTILDEVLIFTDKVNNAIQQKEDNKKLEQLKQQIDLKKKQKEKCIHVVGILNSLKPSSQYAEEFIRENISDISDLFISLHSPREFDKLDLNEKEEIVGYRNINNVEVEVPIYLMSAGQRTAVVLSIFFKMHISMKTAPKFILLDEPVSNIDDLNILGLLDFLREMAISNGTQIFFTTANYSVAKLFKRKFSFLRDKFYEFKFIRYGNTKSRIRRYTYNEYEDGKVKDAIIS; translated from the coding sequence ATGAAGAAGATAACAGTAATGATAGCAGATGATCATTCACTTATAAGAAAGGGTTTGACACAGATTTTAGAGTTAGAAGAAGATATTGAAGTAGTAGGACAGGCTTGTAATGGTAAAGAAGCAGTCGAACAAGGAATAAAGTTAAATCCTGATGTCATATTGATGGACATAAATATGCCAATACAAAATGGAATGGCTGCTATTAAAATGTTAAAAGAAAAAGAACAAAAAAACAATCTGACTAAAAAACATAGTTTAAAACAAAAAATAGATGATTTGAATAATTCAATACACGATGAAAAAAGAAAGATTAAAGAAGAGAAAATAAATAAGCAGGATTTAGAAGAAAAACTGCAATTATTAAATAATTGCGAATCTAAAATCAATATTCTAAAGGATTTTGCTAATGAAATTGAAGTAAATGGCGTTTACATCGAAAATAACACTTCTTTAACCAAGATTAGGAATTTTATACAAACAATATTAGATGAAGTTTTAATATTTACTGATAAAGTTAACAATGCTATACAGCAAAAAGAAGATAACAAAAAATTAGAACAATTAAAGCAACAAATTGATTTAAAGAAAAAACAAAAGGAGAAGTGTATACATGTAGTTGGTATTTTAAATAGCCTAAAACCGTCTTCGCAATATGCTGAGGAATTTATTAGGGAAAATATTAGTGATATAAGTGATTTATTTATAAGCCTGCATTCACCAAGAGAGTTTGACAAACTTGATTTGAATGAAAAAGAGGAAATTGTTGGGTATAGAAATATAAATAATGTTGAAGTTGAAGTGCCTATTTACCTAATGAGTGCAGGTCAGAGAACGGCGGTTGTATTATCCATCTTTTTTAAGATGCATATAAGTATGAAAACTGCACCTAAATTTATACTTCTTGATGAACCTGTTTCAAATATTGATGATTTAAATATCCTTGGATTATTAGATTTTTTAAGGGAAATGGCTATATCAAATGGAACCCAAATATTTTTCACTACTGCAAATTATAGTGTGGCCAAATTATTTAAAAGAAAATTTAGTTTTCTTAGAGATAAATTTTATGAATTTAAATTCATACGGTATGGTAATACAAAATCAAGAATACGAAGATATACTTATAATGAATATGAAGATGGAAAAGTAAAAGATGCAATTATTTCATAA
- a CDS encoding four helix bundle protein, producing MSENLYIKDFKSLKVWQKANVLEQEIRELVKGFPNCEQYRVTDQLVRAVRSIGANLAEGNTQLFIKRELFHANAALGSAGEVRNHLLTALQNNYISKEQYEILDNKTTEIIKMLYGYIKRLKLEIGNDSDFSDS from the coding sequence ATGAGTGAAAATTTGTATATAAAAGATTTTAAGAGCCTAAAAGTATGGCAGAAGGCGAATGTTCTTGAGCAGGAGATAAGGGAATTGGTTAAAGGATTTCCAAATTGTGAGCAATATAGGGTTACAGACCAGTTAGTACGGGCTGTTAGGAGTATAGGGGCAAATCTTGCAGAAGGAAACACCCAATTATTTATTAAAAGAGAACTATTCCATGCAAATGCTGCCCTTGGCAGTGCAGGAGAAGTAAGAAATCATCTTCTTACTGCTTTGCAGAATAATTATATTTCAAAAGAACAATATGAGATTCTGGATAATAAAACAACCGAGATTATCAAAATGCTTTATGGTTACATAAAAAGGTTGAAACTGGAGATAGGTAATGATTCGGATTTTAGTGACTCCTAA
- a CDS encoding ParM/StbA family protein, producing MGNRILLGLDNGNKCTKTSEGYIVESGFTKSNSEPISTSNLLIHEGKFYSIGGNRLSVQMDKTVNQDTFIMSLPAIADAVDRAGIEGKSDVILGVGLPIVNYGTLKKKFREYFLRRNIEFNFNKKGYAINIIDCRVYPQGYASLITVFNSYKDILCNVIDIGGYTVDIFRVENGIIDTASCYSLPDGIITLIANIQQELLKTNIRLTETQIQDIILGREPVIFEADVKEIIKIMTNEYVENILAKIEEYGFEFRNPTVFTGGGSMLLRKYIEESTKVRYADFLDQFANARGFKILLEQELRR from the coding sequence ATGGGAAACAGGATTTTATTGGGACTTGATAATGGAAACAAATGTACAAAAACAAGTGAGGGCTATATTGTTGAGTCAGGATTTACTAAATCTAATAGTGAGCCAATTTCAACGAGCAACTTGTTAATTCATGAAGGTAAGTTTTATAGCATCGGAGGTAATAGATTGAGTGTCCAGATGGATAAGACAGTTAATCAGGATACTTTCATTATGTCTTTACCTGCAATTGCAGATGCTGTGGATAGAGCAGGAATAGAAGGTAAATCAGATGTAATTCTGGGAGTAGGGCTACCTATTGTGAATTATGGGACATTGAAGAAAAAGTTTCGTGAATACTTTTTAAGGCGGAATATAGAATTTAATTTTAACAAAAAAGGTTATGCAATTAATATTATTGATTGTAGGGTGTATCCACAGGGGTATGCTTCGCTTATTACGGTATTTAACAGTTATAAGGATATATTATGTAATGTTATAGATATTGGCGGTTATACTGTAGATATTTTTAGAGTGGAGAACGGGATAATTGACACTGCATCGTGTTACTCACTCCCTGACGGAATTATTACGCTAATTGCGAATATACAGCAGGAACTCTTAAAAACAAATATTAGGCTGACTGAAACTCAAATACAAGATATTATATTAGGAAGAGAACCTGTTATTTTTGAAGCAGATGTTAAAGAGATAATTAAAATAATGACGAATGAGTATGTAGAAAACATATTGGCCAAAATTGAGGAATATGGGTTCGAATTCCGTAACCCTACTGTTTTCACAGGTGGTGGAAGTATGTTGCTTCGGAAATATATTGAAGAATCCACAAAAGTAAGGTATGCGGATTTTCTTGACCAGTTTGCTAATGCACGAGGGTTCAAAATTTTGCTTGAACAAGAATTAAGAAGGTGA
- a CDS encoding helix-turn-helix transcriptional regulator: MKKPFIDDEKVKELLYQYKLGEGKNTLSKSQQNEVLVNLYNLMEPLLKWTITGNITKIYSPKMRKQKYSKLYNLQKSFSSNINMNKFKINFSVACEKYLKDYIDQFGYWDSNNPWNYSLIYPFWEVVERISLEKLEKSIGQYNNEYSYYLAIKFCDDYWNYICRCLRKDLALQILSIDKIKHECNSSVSPNYFDRFLFSNHIYNSTNEIQSTETLLSDIKSLLTCREWELWGLFIQGYTHAEIAAKLNITTEYSRQLKTRIFKKLRTHLPSKYNTK; this comes from the coding sequence ATGAAAAAACCATTTATAGATGATGAGAAAGTAAAAGAACTTTTATATCAATATAAACTAGGGGAAGGTAAAAACACCTTAAGTAAAAGTCAGCAAAACGAGGTTTTAGTTAATCTCTACAATTTAATGGAGCCCCTTTTGAAATGGACAATAACAGGGAATATAACTAAAATATATTCTCCAAAGATGAGAAAACAAAAATATTCTAAACTTTATAACCTGCAGAAGTCCTTTTCCAGCAATATTAATATGAACAAATTTAAAATAAACTTTAGCGTTGCCTGTGAAAAATATCTTAAAGATTATATTGACCAATTTGGGTATTGGGATAGTAATAACCCGTGGAATTATTCTCTAATTTATCCGTTTTGGGAAGTTGTAGAAAGGATTTCATTAGAAAAACTTGAAAAATCAATTGGGCAATATAATAATGAATACTCTTATTATCTCGCTATTAAATTCTGCGATGATTATTGGAATTACATATGCAGATGTCTAAGAAAGGATTTAGCCCTTCAGATACTTAGCATAGATAAGATAAAGCATGAATGTAATAGTAGTGTCTCTCCTAACTATTTTGACAGGTTTCTATTTAGTAACCATATATATAATTCAACTAATGAAATTCAGAGCACAGAAACCCTTTTATCAGACATAAAAAGTCTACTGACTTGTAGAGAATGGGAGTTATGGGGTTTATTTATACAAGGGTATACCCATGCAGAAATAGCAGCAAAGTTAAATATTACAACTGAGTATTCCCGCCAATTAAAAACAAGGATTTTTAAAAAACTTCGTACCCATTTGCCTTCAAAATACAATACTAAATAA
- a CDS encoding toprim domain-containing protein, producing the protein MNMEIIHANFSGLQYLWGQYKRSTNNLVKEEIAECFKTYAGDYIIRFGKHKGLTLKQIDKINRSYIENYLTHNDNEEIRVVVKTYLKYHPEKVKDEYNNYQQKTYAYYNELKQKIYDSSQSNIEYVIRTMGYIIENGKFEHCPWECDMHSKRYQHAILKKGTDDSYFVGCFKCGERKNFIKFVCEKKGYRFIEALEWISGVLGITVTNPPEINAEEIKKEFINIDEEIMLEKRILPEISLKGFGFNKGVYPPIFFERGFTVKDAEEMEVYFAGRDCTNDFKNRICFLVRDLEDRLVGVVGRNKYSEEGHYDYWAKRLGLEDIMSREEQIKEIENQNCKYKKYYNFEGFKSGCTLYNANRLVNSSKEEVFIVEGPFDVMKMVLKHGYKNTVGMFGHSISRGQLYQLYELCKDARDKIKIYLLIDNDEAGLKSFENNVKSLQELGFRYIYKMVLEEAKDAGEAKKEQVDKAYKSAQLQPIRYDKKRIVVKDYNTGLKSAVE; encoded by the coding sequence ATGAATATGGAAATTATCCATGCCAATTTTTCAGGTTTGCAGTACCTATGGGGACAATATAAGAGAAGCACGAACAATTTAGTAAAAGAAGAAATTGCAGAATGTTTTAAAACATATGCGGGTGATTATATTATTAGATTTGGAAAACATAAGGGACTAACACTCAAACAAATTGATAAAATAAATAGAAGTTATATAGAAAACTATCTTACCCATAATGATAACGAAGAAATTAGAGTAGTTGTTAAAACATACCTAAAATATCACCCAGAAAAGGTGAAGGATGAATATAATAACTATCAGCAGAAGACATATGCATACTATAATGAATTAAAACAGAAGATTTATGATAGCAGCCAATCAAATATAGAGTATGTAATTAGAACTATGGGGTATATAATAGAAAATGGAAAATTTGAGCACTGCCCCTGGGAGTGTGATATGCACAGCAAAAGATATCAACATGCAATTTTAAAGAAAGGTACAGATGATTCTTATTTCGTTGGCTGTTTTAAATGTGGAGAAAGAAAAAACTTTATTAAGTTTGTATGCGAAAAAAAAGGATATCGTTTTATTGAAGCACTAGAATGGATATCAGGAGTTTTAGGAATTACAGTTACTAATCCCCCTGAAATTAATGCCGAAGAAATAAAAAAGGAATTTATAAATATTGATGAAGAGATTATGCTTGAGAAACGAATTCTTCCAGAGATTAGTCTTAAAGGTTTTGGCTTTAATAAAGGGGTGTATCCTCCTATATTTTTTGAAAGAGGCTTTACAGTAAAGGATGCGGAAGAGATGGAAGTGTATTTTGCAGGAAGAGATTGTACTAATGACTTTAAAAATAGGATATGTTTCTTAGTTAGAGATTTAGAGGATAGGCTTGTAGGCGTTGTCGGTAGAAATAAATATAGCGAGGAAGGGCACTATGATTATTGGGCTAAAAGATTGGGATTAGAAGATATTATGAGCAGAGAAGAACAAATAAAAGAGATTGAGAATCAAAACTGCAAATATAAAAAGTATTATAATTTTGAGGGATTTAAATCAGGGTGCACTTTATATAATGCCAATCGGTTAGTTAATAGTAGTAAAGAAGAAGTTTTTATCGTAGAAGGACCCTTTGATGTAATGAAAATGGTTCTTAAGCATGGCTATAAAAATACGGTTGGGATGTTTGGTCATTCGATAAGCAGGGGACAATTATATCAACTTTATGAATTATGTAAAGATGCAAGAGATAAAATAAAGATATATCTACTTATAGACAACGATGAGGCTGGGTTAAAAAGTTTTGAGAATAACGTCAAGAGTCTTCAGGAGTTAGGGTTTAGATATATTTATAAGATGGTTCTCGAAGAAGCAAAGGATGCAGGGGAGGCCAAAAAAGAGCAGGTAGATAAAGCGTATAAAAGTGCACAACTACAGCCGATAAGATATGATAAAAAAAGAATAGTTGTTAAAGATTATAATACAGGACTGAAAAGTGCTGTAGAATAA
- a CDS encoding stage V sporulation protein S, translated as MNIQVLRVSASSNINAVSEAIIEYASKDSIVHIDCIGVKAAYVTVKALIQASEFLVKNSYKFNLRPYYTKVDTLTEEHDSIAKTAIRWTIIAKKK; from the coding sequence ATGAATATACAGGTATTAAGAGTATCTGCAAGCAGTAATATTAACGCTGTTTCAGAGGCTATAATTGAATATGCCTCAAAGGATTCTATTGTTCACATAGATTGTATAGGAGTTAAGGCTGCCTATGTGACAGTAAAAGCACTTATACAAGCAAGTGAGTTTTTAGTAAAAAACAGTTACAAATTTAATCTAAGGCCCTATTATACTAAAGTGGATACATTGACAGAGGAACATGATTCTATCGCTAAAACGGCTATCCGCTGGACTATAATTGCAAAAAAGAAATAG
- a CDS encoding helix-turn-helix domain-containing protein, giving the protein MKLILDSEERNIAGSRVKIARLKNNMTQQELSVKLETLAVYVDRASISKLEQKKRIITDIELVALSQVLKVSVNWLLGLDK; this is encoded by the coding sequence ATGAAATTAATATTAGATTCCGAAGAACGCAATATAGCAGGTTCTAGGGTTAAAATTGCACGGTTAAAAAATAATATGACACAGCAGGAACTGTCAGTAAAACTTGAGACATTGGCGGTCTATGTTGATAGAGCAAGTATTTCAAAACTCGAACAGAAGAAAAGGATTATAACCGATATTGAACTAGTAGCCTTATCTCAAGTATTAAAAGTAAGTGTCAATTGGCTCTTAGGTCTTGATAAATAA
- a CDS encoding diguanylate cyclase has translation MHEGKCGTKEIIRIVLNHENKIQYSSINNGEAYNCLQKLHILDRLSENSYVQYSYGKRWVTISEIIIANQKYYVITIDSSNNKCSECSKVLVDSVTGLYNRNYWKQINDGSIYHHPYSKKDFSLIFIDIDNLKEINDSFGHLIGDKAIEIVGQAIKNSIRKEDLGIRYGGDEFIILLFKQDKKAAKKVTERIRGEIHKLAVEQGLYIQISAGIACTDCLVDLEDMIKMADKNLYREKEIKKGRKWQDTRVDDLLEEVIAIRNELNEKITEGDIVTSAEVLELSQRLDNLIVRHMKFWK, from the coding sequence ATGCATGAGGGAAAATGTGGAACTAAGGAGATAATTCGAATTGTTTTGAATCATGAAAACAAGATTCAGTACAGCAGCATTAATAATGGAGAAGCCTATAATTGTCTCCAAAAATTGCATATTTTAGATAGGCTATCTGAAAATTCATATGTTCAATATAGTTATGGCAAGCGTTGGGTGACCATTAGTGAAATTATTATTGCCAACCAAAAGTATTATGTAATTACCATTGATTCAAGTAACAATAAATGCAGTGAATGCAGTAAAGTATTAGTAGATTCAGTTACAGGATTATACAACAGAAACTATTGGAAACAGATTAACGATGGCTCAATATATCATCATCCTTATAGCAAAAAAGATTTCTCCCTAATATTCATCGATATAGATAATTTAAAAGAAATTAATGATTCTTTTGGACATTTAATAGGTGATAAGGCAATTGAAATAGTAGGACAGGCGATTAAAAATAGCATAAGAAAAGAGGATTTAGGGATACGGTATGGGGGCGACGAATTCATAATTTTACTTTTTAAGCAGGATAAAAAGGCAGCAAAAAAAGTAACTGAGAGAATTAGGGGGGAGATTCATAAACTAGCAGTAGAACAAGGGCTGTATATTCAAATTAGTGCAGGAATAGCCTGTACTGATTGTTTAGTAGATTTGGAGGATATGATAAAAATGGCAGATAAAAATTTATATAGAGAAAAGGAAATAAAAAAAGGACGAAAATGGCAGGATACTAGGGTTGATGATTTGCTGGAAGAAGTTATAGCAATAAGGAATGAATTGAATGAGAAGATTACCGAAGGGGACATAGTTACCAGTGCAGAGGTATTAGAATTAAGTCAAAGGTTGGATAATCTTATTGTAAGGCATATGAAGTTCTGGAAGTAA